TCAGGATTTGAAGCCTCATGGGGTTCTTTTATTTTGCTAGTAATAAAACCTTTCTTATTCTTGGCACTTAGAGAAATTTTCATGACACGGTGCCAAGAATTATAATTGTCGCCATTCAATCGCTTTGAGACAAGAAGCAAACCAGGGTGATCTGAATGGTGGAGGAATAATGGAGAACCAAGGGTGCTGGAAACAGAGTGTCGCACCCTCGTGGCGGGAGCGCGGCGTCGCGACCACCAATCGATTGAATTTCAGggtcttttgttttaataagggagtcgccacctagtattttgatcactaggaaccctaactggtctttcagagattctaaagcaagggactagttgcataaagggaaggtattagcacccctagtacgccctacctaaggtaagctgcttggtgtttggtttgctttataattgctatagTGTTGGTGTTTTCCTAGGATACATTTTGGTATGATAAATGGATTTGGGTTCAAAGTTTAAAAGCAAGAACCCTTGCCCAATATGGATCATACATTAGATATGTCTACAAAGTGCCAAGGAGAACCAATGCAGATCTCTTAAAATCTGTGTTTGATTTacactaaatttattaagatagaaatccaagaagattccatgtgctttaaaagcttatttttcccttagtatttcaagagcttgcgactcgtaaatcgcaaggaggagagacaaaaaattataaatctaaggaaatttagagcgctttaaaagcctctttttgccttagtgtttcatacttttacggctcgtaaaccgtggagtcaaaaattgaaatgtcctcaattataatcgaggtttctttcaaggatgtgtgcagatttattactcccaataatattttggatattcgtcccttaaggatttctttatccaaacattagtggtgaataatagatgaattcccccaaaaataggatttttatatttttttttttgaaatattggccaataccctttggagtttttacaaacatgttgtaaaatccaaaaaatgcaagaaaataattttttgttgtgtttacgaaatccatgcgaaaacacctttttaaaacttccaatatttttttgtatataaaaaaaaatgtttaaaacatgttagggtattgcccgtatgcaacacacaagaaaatattttttgatatatatgtatatttgccGCAATTGCGTCGAAAAACCGGATATTCTAAATACGAGGttggtgtatatatatatatatatatatatatatatattttaacaaaaaaaaattcagactttaaaataaacattccagaaaataaatcattatatatatatatatatatatatatatatatataatatatatagactttaaaataaatattccagaaaataaatcattatatatatatatatataagcccGGCTGGGTCACTTGCCCAAACAAGTGACCCGGCTggacacaaaagaaaaaagaagggtcCAGCATTTATAATTTGAAGAAGGCTGGTGaatactgttcaagtgaattaattcacttgaacagtacaaactcaaaacaaaagaatgcaTGCTGCGGGGTGAAAGGAAACAACAGACCTGGAAGCGAAGAAGCTGCAGCAACGTTGTTCGtctgttttaaatattttccagCAGATCCTTTTGCAGCTGATAATAACCAGAGACCGAAAGACTCACTTGTGCCTCCTTAGCTACTGGTAGATGACGGGAGAAACAAGGATACTGAAGCTGATGTGCTGGCTGCAATGGTTTACTGCAACTCACGGTGACACCAGAATGCAAGCAAGAAACTCCCTCTGTTCTGCGTTTTGTTTCTACTCTTGCCTCTCTTgcgtttttcctttattttctgctctctttctgctatttttttgctctctttttgCCCTCTTTttgctctctcttttctttttctgctctCTTTTCTTGCTGCCGTCTCCTCTCCTTTCTGTCCTCTCTCCTCTTCTCCCCCTTTTAGGTCAGCAGCCGAGGCTTCTATATAGCCTATACATGGCTTTATTGaggaaacaaatattacattaactcTATGGTGTAATATCGGGTGAGCAGAAATAGGAAACCAGAATATTTGATTCTGATTCTGTGATCAGCAGTGATTTCTTTCCTAGTTAGAGGATGGTGCgactcttttctttccttccatagagTCAGCTGCTCCCTTTAAAATGAAGCAATAAAAACGTGGTTTGCagataaaaggaaagaagataacCGGGGTAGCTGTgtagagaaaaaggaaagaaagaattgCGGACGGGGAggctttgttttccttttctgatcTAATTCCTGTTCTTCAATTTTGTCACCCGGTAAAATTTCTcctaattttatcttcaatcaaCTCCCTTATTTTCACAATTTTCGATTCAGTCCTTGGCCcaaaaaatccttcgaatcagcctcgcgaacttgggctatatccttcctgcggcagaattttctgccttcacgttagatattcaaatgagaatatcttgagcttctgatatcgaaatcaagtgatttaaaaacccaaattcatctacgcgtctaggactacaactttgatgaaggagtcaaagtgagataaaatcattttataaaatagaaactggcagtaatctagttggtcaaaagggatctccaggtctaactcaaaaactgacgaatgccgagCATTCTAATATGACTgaaagtatgaactaagaacaaaaatcataaaaactaggccaaaatagagttttttttagtgcagactcaggtcaatatccttctcgcggcagaattctctaccttcacgttagatattcaaatgggaataccTTAAGCTTCTGGTATCAAAATCAAGCGAtccaaaagcccaaattcatctataaatctaggactacaactttgatgaaggagtcgaagtgaaataaaatcattttatagaaCTGAATCtgacagtaatctagttggtcaaaaaggttcttgatctgacaatgctgagcatccaaatctgactaagaatctgctctaagaacaatgatccctaggacttaataaaggtgtacgtcaatttttcaacatgtaataagtgacagaatatacctaTGATGGTCATATATCGTACGAAACCGAGTCaaaatcagagcctaagttggaacaaaaaattgcgacaacagcagaaccattttttagtgcaaattctgaaggatttattcaaccttaaaaacaagataatgaaggaatgaatttagcattctgaagactcctgatcaacctaagaaaacctgatgattttgggtagtaaaggggaaggctaaaaaaagagcaaaaaaatagCTCacaccagttttttttttgggaaaaaaaaaaatatttcttatgtgctttttgtcaatcttctggcgaacatgagctaaactcctacactCTATTCAAAAGAAGTATACACCGTCTCTAGCACGTTGGGGTccaaaaaataagtaacaacacAGATGATGAATCGCCAGAACTCAAAAAATCAATGTCAAGTAAAAAGGAGGCAAGGTGGAGATGTAACAAATAGATGCGTTAAAGAAGGGAAAAATTAGGGTAATGTCATagcaagctctgataccatataagTAAAAAGGTATTCAAGCGGAATGCTTTTCTGTATTGATTAAgttcaatatatatacaagataCATTAGAGTTCCCTTATGAGTCAAAGACTAATAAGGAATGACAACTAATTGAATGTAGATTGATACAAAATATTCTTACGTATCTTTCCTACTTATCACAAAATATAGCTTTCCTATTTACATCAAAACACTATAATTTCCAACAAGCTGCACCAGATTTGACAAGCCTTGTATTAGAGGGTTGCTTATATTTGAAGTCTTTGCCAGAAAACATGCATTCCCTCCTCCCTTCCCTTGAGGATTTGCAATTGAGATCACTTCCAGAAGTTGATTCGTTTCCTGAAGGAGGTTTACCCTCCAAATTACACACACTTTGCATTGTGGATTGTATCAAGCTCAAGGTATGTGGTTTGCAAGCACTCCCTTCTCTTTCATGCTTCAGATTTACTGGGAACGATGTGGAGTCTTTTGACGAGGAGACGTTGCCCTCTACTCTCACAACCCTTAAAATCAAACGTCTGGGAAATCTGAAGTCTCTTGACCATAAGGGGCTTCATCACCTCACCTCTCTTAGGAAATTGAGTATCAAGGGTTGCCCTAAGCTTGAATCCATATCAGAGCAGGCGCTTCCCTCCTCCCTTGAATACGTTCATGTCATGACACTGGAATCTCTGGACTACATGGGgcttcttgtcttttcttttcctttaaaagTCTGTATGTTTGTTCTCTTAATGCAATTCATTGGATTCTGCTTTCGACGGCCTTCTCTCTCACACCGTCCGCGAAGATCCACCATGGCTTCTgctcttttacctttttttatttctctcccgTCCTTTTGATACTGTCGTCCTTCCGCAAAAATCCACCGTGGCTCTGGAGTTGAGTAGAGGATATTTATCTGTGCTGTCATTGAGGTTTTGGTCGACAGGCTGTCCTCTATTGAGGTTCTTGGCTTTTTCGAAAGACAAGCTCAATCAATGAAAAAGTTGAAGTTAGATATTGTATtgtttgtttctctattttaaaagtattttttaaaaaaaattaaatttttttttattattatttaattttaaatcaatatgttttttagtatttttaaattattttgatattctgatgttaaaaataatttttaaaaaataaaaaaatatcattatcatgtattttgacatgaaaaattaaaacaattacaatttatactgccaaataatttatattctccttttttatttttttcacaagtattTACCCGTTCAATTTTGTaagaaatcaatattttttataagccaacaattacactttttaaatttgctattataataataataattttttttgtgataatttCACCCATGGTTTTTTAGCCTTATACCAAATACCTTCTAAGAGTAATGCcaaatgaagttttttaaaaaatatttttgaaccaATTTTATGTGTTCATATTTTAGTTGTAAACTTCATTTCCCACATGTTTCGCTCTTTGACTAATGAGTTTTGTTCTTGGAATTTCTCATTAAAGTTCATTGtggtttctattttttcttacccttgtaattttagttatttatattttaattctaaaaatttattttcctcaCATTTCAATTCCTTAATATAGCGagtatagaaagaaaattgctagaaaaaaaaaaagaaaacagagaagtATTTTGGTGAgtcatatttcaaaaaataaaaaaaatattgattttagtGTTAGTAGATTTACCTTTAAAAAGGAAGTTAAATACATGTGATTTCACTATTTAACcataatagaaaagataaattggtgttttataaaggttttttgtatgggttttttttaaggtCCCAAGATATTTTTGGTTGAAAACAAGTTGATATTTGAAAGTTTGGTAGCTCAAAAGGTGGATTTCAATTTCCTACTAAACAACAATATGTTATTTGCTCAAGTGAATGACATGTTATCTAttctaattcaaaaaaatcttagacaaataacatgttatatgtttatatatatataaacacataaaCCTGACCTTTTAGGTCCAATGGAGGCTGACCATGTTGCAAATCAAGCCTTTGAGCCTAGCCTTTCAAGCATAGGTGTGCATGAGCTTCATTCACTTGGCCTTTAAATATTTGCACATGAATctttacaaaagaataaaaatatatattttgttattgtgaatttttattttgtttatgtgaattaattattcttttatttttccttacaagcacataaaatattataaagatacaattttttttactgaaacttgctttttcaaatcatgatgatttttttttttaaaaaaatgcttctaataaaaaagacatgtttcttcaaaataaaaaacaaataaataaggaaaGGGGAGTTTTGACcaaagaaacatatttttttcctcatggatttaaattattagaattctTGAGAATATtggttttaataactttaagtGTTAATTGAAAaagggttttattaataaaaaaagatttgtttattcaaaataggaaaaaaaaatataagagatgaagaatttgaaacaaaaaattctatgaaatttaaatcatcaaaactctttcaaattaatatttattttaatttccatataattaaataaaaattaactttaaaaatgatCTCGCTGTCTTTTCTATTTCCTTTATTATAATATTCTATGAATTTAACACTTGCGAATGAagttaaagaaaaggaaagatatgaTATTGATAGACAATGTCAGTATCGGTAAACCCATGATAATTTAATTAGCTTTCCAAGAAGGAAGTTAATGATGTCAAGAGACCTTAACATCGGCATTATCAGAAAAATATCCAAGGttagataaaaaagaattgattaaCTATTTTGGGTTATAAGTAGTTAATGGCACCAACCGGTAAGTTGGTGTTAACATTACCAAGGATTTAATTAGTTGGTTTGGGTAAGAGCTACTGTCACTTAGTGTTGACAATAACCTCCCTAACTGCGAATATTCCGGATTATGAGAAGCACGCATTTATTTTAATGCGAGCAGTGTTTAACCTCATACTTCCATGACTCTGATGCtgcctttattttattctattttgaatattatatttattgtttcttgCAGTCCTTTGTCGATTCCGTTTTCTTTCTCAGATTTGTTCTTACAATACTTGGCATTCATTTTGTTCTGCGTCGATCAAGATCTCCCGTGTTTTTTGTGATCTCTTCGAATCAAGTCCGATCTGTTCTTAACGGGGAGCTATACTGAGTATTGATTTTATTTCCATTTGTTGGAACGATATTCAAGGcgttaactcaatttttttaaaacaatgaaaagtcttgaagaaagaaaagagtcaACAGAGTTTTCACGGGGCTCTAATTTGCCATGGAAGCCATTCATAAGCGATGATGGTAAACATATCAAACCAGCAAAGCATCGAGCAGCTGTTAAAGCTTAAAACAATGTCCAATTGATCTGCAACTTAAACAGCCCATACTGGAAGACAAACACTCCCTTCCTTCTAGCCTAACGCATGAACTTTGGCATTCTCAGGGCGCTAGAAAGGAAAGCAGCAGAGAATTGAAATGCATGAACCTCCGAGAGTGGCTTGGATTTCTTGCTTTGAGAAGCGTATACATGGACAGCAGCAAACCCAAATGTGGATTTGACATCGGTGGATAATAAGAGCGATGAGGCGCCGACAGATAAGAAATTCCTTATTCAAGTGCTTTATAGAAAAGAAGTAACGAAATGACCCTGTGGAAGAGAGAATTTCAAGACAACAAAAGAATATAGTATTAGATACCCAGCAAGGTTGGCGGATGATGAAACCCCATTACAGCTTTGATGAAATAGCACAGCACAGATCATATGCTCCCTAGGCATCGTAGTTCTCTTCACCTTCCTCCTCATATTCACCATCTTAATTCCTCCATTGTTGCATCCTGGTATTGCTGGTACTCTGCCACGAGATCGTTCATGTTGCTCTCTGCTTCAGTGAACTCCATCTCATCCATCCCTTCCCCAGTATACCAGTGCAAGAAGGCCTTGCGACGGAACATGGCTGTGAACTGCTCACTCACCCTCCTGAACATCTCCTGGATTGACGTGGAGTTCCCCACAAAAGTTGATGCCATCGTCAGACCTTTTGGTGCAATATCACACACGCTAGACTTCACATTGTTGGGAATCCACTCCACAAAATATGATGAATTCTTGTTGTGCACATTAATTATCTGTTCATCCACCTCTTTGGTGCTCATCTTGCCCCTGAACATGGCTGAGGCTGTCAAGTAGCGGCCATGGCGGGGGTCAGCAGCACACATCATGTTTTAGAACCCATATTCCAACATCTTTTTATCTGCGAATATCATTGGAATCTCCACAACCTCACTCTCAATTCTAAAACAGACTCTAATTAGtctaaaactcaaaatcatattaaaacaaaataaaccttTTGGATTGCGATCTATTCTTTCAGCAcgattaaataataaaaccatCTTCATTGAATTCTTCTCTTTAAGATGAACATGGTCATTGAATTCTTCTCTTAAAGGTTTTGTACACTTTGTAGCTAGACAATAATAAGTTGCCCAAGCTATTCGAAATTTACTATAATGTGGAGCATATATATCTCCAGTCTAAGCTGAACTTGCACAAACTGTTGGATTGCCTTATTTGTTCTTGACATGATCAATctttagcttttaaaattatcagGTGTTCGCTAATTGTTTATTAGTTGACACAGATGCATTATAGTTGCATTCAGCCTGTGCTTGAGCTGATTGGCACTCACGCTAAAGACATTACTCTCTCCGCTCCTGAACCTGATGACCCTCAAGATGCTGTTGTAGCGCAACAGGTCCAGTTCGTTGCCATTGTTTGTCACTGGTTATGTATTAAATACCTCTCTTGGGCTTGGTTTATTTGCTCATTGAAATGCGATATATCTCAGAGGCTATTTTACTTTGGTTATTGCTGCTTTTCTTTTCAGTatatagattttctttttccagtTAAATATTTCCACATATCAACTTGGTATCTATGGATATTGCAGTATCTTAGAGACTACCAGACCTTTGTTGGCACAGCTCGCTACTGGACAGAAACTCTTTTGCGAAGACCTCATCGCTTGGGGTCGAGGAAAAGGTAAAGATGTTAATAGTTTGTTTACTTTTCTCTCCAATCCTACAATCTTCTCGTTTAAGGATTTAACTCTAGAGACCAAGCTAGTCAAAATCATGGATTGGAGGGAAAAGATGCTTGGAAATAAAAGAGTTTCCTTAGCGAGAGTATTGTGGAGGAATTTGtgtaaaaaagaagagatgTGGGAGAGGGAATCTGAGATCATGGAGGAATACCATTTTCTTGAGGACAAGTAAGAGTagaaagttaattattttaaaaatatagttttttttaaatcaagattttaaagataaagataaatcaTTTGGAATTCGTAAAAgaaaatggttgttttttttgttggaaaaaaggGTTTATTAGGAGGGGAGATATACCCCGGAACAGGTATGGCACATCAATCTTGAGAATAAAATTAGtctaaaactcaaaatcatattaaaacaaaaacaaaataaaccttTTGGATTGCGATCTAATCTTTCAGcatgattaaataataaaaccattttCATTGAATTCTTCTCTTTAAGATGAACATGGTCATTGAATTCTTCTCTTTAAGGTTTTGTACACTTTGTAGACAATAACAGGTTGCACAAGCTATTCGAAATTTACTATAATGTGGAGCATATATATCTCCAGTCTAAGCTGAACTTGCACAAACTGTTGGATTGCCTTATTTGTTCTTGACATGATCAATctttagcttttaaaattatcagGTGTTCGCTAATTGTTTATTAGTTGACACAGATGCATTATAGTTGCATTCAGTCTTAACACGAAACAATACTAAAGTTAAGGCTTCGATAGGAGCTAGCTTTGATACCCACGTcatgccgcgggtcattttttttgtataaaaaataaaaatttaaaaatcttgggtttttttgcaaagttatacccaagaatcttgggtttggctggcAACGCCtgatctaagagtaatatttataatattaataataaaattaaacttgcatgacccaagtttaagtaagTCTGACTGTAACAACGGACCCCAAGAATATTTGATGTGGGTCTGGTTATAAGGTCgtatcataaaagtgtgataattaaatagattaattaaaaaaaaagaaaaaaaaaatcaacataaaggaaaaaactaatgaagaaaaagaaaaaaaaattgaactaattgggttaaccctttgaaccaggttatcccgtaaaacctgggatttgcgtcatgaaagtttgataactaaatagaaaaataaaatgacgggtttactcagaattaactgggttaacccatcaaaccaagttaacataTCAAGCCCgagatacgtgtcatgaaagtttgataattaaatagaaagaaaattaactttaacaaactaaactaaactaaataaaaaaaataactcgtcaaatcaggttaacccatcaaacccgagattcgtatcatgaaaatatgataattaaataaaaaaaaattaacattaacaaactaaatcaaacaaaaaaaattcattaaaaaaattaaaaagtcatataatataatacaatataataataattataatgaaaaaacgtggggaaagctaaagctaaagctaaattctcaaccaactcaatattaaaaaaaataaatttaacaaagataatttaaaaaataaacatgtggtggaaacactgcagccaaacagaaatcatgttagggaaacactgtagtaatccatagtgttttttctttttgtttttaaaaaaagctacaaagctaagttctcaaccaacttaatatataaaaaaaaccgagatccatataatgaaagtatgataactaaattaaaaaaaaaatttcacattaacaaattaaattaaaaaaaaaacaattcattaaaagaaaaaaaaaaacacaaagaaaaaagcaaaaaaaaaaaatcaatgggcaaaacgaaaaaaaaattcaagtgtttcactgtgtgcacaataatacattatatgtaaaaaatagaagaaacaaaagcgaggaaaaaaTAAGCTACTATAGTGAAAAAcccatgcattaaaaaaaacatgtaaaaacaaaaagctgctacaatgaaaaaacattttaaaaaaaaacaaaattaaaagcaaaagaaaaaaaaaaaggaaaaactgctaaaataaaaccaaaaacgaagaaaaaaaaaaaaagcttaaataagtaaaaggcgtggggaagctacagtagtttccccacgccttttaaataatatataaaaaaaaccgagatccgtataatgaaagtatgataactaaattaaatttttttcacattaaaaaattaaattaaacaaaaaaaaattcattaaaagaaaaaaaaacacaaagaaaaaagcaaaaaaaaaaaaaaccaatgggcataacgaaaaaaaaagtcaagtatTTCACTGTGTGCACAatgatacattatatgtaaaaaatagaagaaacaaaagcgaggaaaaaaaaacaaagttgttatAGTGAAAAACTCAcgcgttaaaaaaaacatgtaaaaacaaattgctaaatgaaaaaacattttaaaaaagaaacaaaagcaaaagaaaaaaaaaagaaggaaaaactgctaaaaaaaaccaaaaaaaaaaaaccttaaataagtaaaaggcgtggggaagctacagtagtttccccacgccttttagtatattacttaataagaaaaggagagtggaaaaaaaaaaaaacactaagtgAGAATGATAgatatctataaataaattattttttcccttcaaattagAATCGTTATTTTCTATACACTATTGTcgctaaaattataaaatcattttataatttatcattattttctatacattattgttgcttttttttttcatatatatattacaaattttCACTTGAAAGAGCAAAGCTATAAAATCCTCAATCTGAAATTCTGAAAGAGGTAGCGGCTGCTAAAAGCAAcaacatttataaataaagtttgatgcCTTAATCATGCTGACAAAAAAGACTTACCAcattgatgtcttttttttttcctttaaaaaagcTTTTGGTCAATTATCTGTGTTGTCATTGAGCTTTTGGTCCACAGGCTGTCCTCTCTTGAGGTTCGAGGCTTTTTCTAAAGGCACAAGCTCAGTCAATGGAAAAGTTGTAAGAGCATCGGTCTTTTTTATAAGCCAACAATTACACTTTTTAAATTTGCTATTATTATACTATACTtaggaaaaatattatacatgtaTTGTGAACATAAACTCATTACACCATGAACGATATTGAAAATATAGAATGTTTGCATTGTGGACAACACTATAGTGTCTCTGAAGAACATTGTCTTTTCtgtatttagttaaaaattattgttgtacCTAGCTTGGTAGCTAAACCTAAAAACATTGGGCCTGGTTCGCAGCTAGATCTAAGTTTGGGTCCGGTGCCCAACAACGTTGGCCAAGTTTGTTTAATTCAAATTCTAGGCCTACAATTTGCTCTGAGTAAACTGGTTGACCTACTGGGTCAACCCGGAACTCGGGTAACTCGGAAAAAACCTGGTAGAGAcccttcttttttcatattttttaattggttactaactcatttcaaagtttactatataaataatatttaaaacttaattgtttacaacatgtatagcttatattcacatgaattgtttcttaattgttttttatataaattaataaaacatcaaatattttttaaaattttttctaggTGACCTGGGGCCTTGACCGAGTTTGTTTCATTCAATATTTGGGTTTGCAATTGGCCTAAAGTAAGGGTCAACCCGAAACTCAAGTGACTTGACAACAACCCAGAAGagacctttttttctttttttctcaaatgtgttttttttttcctatcgaaagacctccttttttttctttatatttttcagttAGTTACTAACTtatttcaaagttcactatataaatattaaaataatattttatttttacaacgTGGAATTTGAagccttttaataaaaatactctatgtttataaaaaaagagaagaaaattggaatatatatatatttgggggAGGGGaaattaaactcaatttaaaatggTTAGGAAGGATTCTTTCTATTCAAAAAGAAATAGGAATAAGAATAGGAAAAGAGTGACCAAATTGtaaaagagaggaaagaaaagggGCTAAAgtagaattaaaagaaaataggaCTATAAATACCTTTTTTTCTCCTACCTTGGCTGGACATAAGAAGaagataaaggaaaggaaaaatctCATCAAACCTAAGAGAAAACACCTAAACTAGTATACCTCCACAAGCCTTAAAATTACTAGGTGGAGAAAACACATTTGGGCAAAggattaacaagaagaaaagtgaagaatttatgaagaaaaaaaaaacggggAGGGTTGGCTGCATGTGAAGAAAAAGTAGCTAAGAAATTTTAACAGGTTGCACAAGCTATTTGAAATTTACTATAATGTGGAGCATATATATCTCCAGTCTAAGCTGAACTTGCACAAACTGTTGGATTGCCTTATTTGTTCTTGACATGATCAATCTTcagcttttaaaattatcagTTGTTCGCTAATTGTTTATTAGTTGACACAGATGCAATTTAGTTGCATTCAGTCTGTTTCTTTTCAGTAGATTTTCCTTTTCACATATCAACTTGGTATCTATGGATATTGCAGTATCTTAGAGACTACCAGACCTTTGTTGGCACAGCTCGCTACTGGACAGAAACTTTTGCCAAGACCTCATCGCTTGGGGTC
This DNA window, taken from Populus alba chromosome 17, ASM523922v2, whole genome shotgun sequence, encodes the following:
- the LOC118045980 gene encoding uncharacterized protein; its protein translation is MLLSASVNSISSIPSPVYQCKKALRRNMAVNCSLTLLNISWIDVEFPTKVDAIVRPFGAISHTLDFTLLGIHSTKYDEFLLCTLIICSSTSLVLILPLNMAEAVK